One Candidatus Spechtbacteria bacterium genomic window, TCTTTCAGCACGCCGAAAAATTTTCCAAATGGCGTGCGGGCTGCCTCAACAATGTAAACATTCTGCGCGTTTTGCATCTTTTTTGCCTACCTTCCAGAATCATAATCAAAAAATCCAATCTTTGTTTTTCTGCCCAGCCGCCCCTGAACGACCAAATCCGTCAAAATACCGCGAGGTTTATAGTGCCGATTTGCTTTCATCATTTCTCGAAGTCCGGCGACTACAGTATCAATGCCAATAAGATCGGCAAGGCGCAAAATTCCCATTGGTTCACCGCCAGTCGGGACCCTTCCCTCAAAAGAATCATTAACAATCTCGCACGCGCCTTCAAATGACATGCCTTTTTTAATAAATCGCTCCACGAGCAATGACGCTTCATTTATTATTGGCATAACCATGCCGTTTACGGAAAATCCGGGAATATCGCTAGCAAAAAGAATTGGATTACGGTTAAGCCAGCGAGCAATTTCAAAAACAGTATTTGCTGTTTCGTCCGATGTTTTCGGCCCGCGAATAAGCTCAAGAAAGGTTAAAACGTGCGGCGGGTTCATGAAGTGCATGCCCATAAATTTATCTTTGTGGCGCTGTACGCTTTTTGCAAGCTCTTTGATGGAAATAGTCGAAGTATTTGTAACAAGAATTGTATTCGGTTTACAAATTGCGTCGAGCGTGCTTAAAACTTGCGCTTTGATTGCGCGATCTTCCGTAACAGCTTCCACGACAAAATCGACGGGCGCAAGACGATCAAGCCGCGAAGCAACATAAAGATGAGCGTTTAGAATCATTACTCGGTTACGCGTTGCGTGAGCGAATTGTTCTAATGTCATATTCGCAGTATTTTTTTCTTGAATATTTTTCAACCAAAACTCCCTGATTTTTTCTACCGCCCTCTCGCATACTTTGGCATCAGAATCATACAAAAGTACAATAGCGCCCGCTTCGCAAAAAATTTGCGCTATGCGCGTGCCCATTTGCCCAGCACCCACAACTGCTACATGATTGACTACTGGCCGCATAATTTTCCTCCTCGCGCCTTATTTTATTTTACAAATTGAAAAAGTACAAAATTGATACATTGATGGCGCACACCTACTTACGCAACGCGCACCACCCACACGCTTTATCTGAACATCGTTTATCCCAAAATGCAATGGAGATGATTTCTTCTGCCACTCGGTGAATTTCTGCTTCTAGTGCCGTTACATTTTCTTGCGATATTACGAATTGCTCTTTATGCAACTTGCCTTTAGCGTCCGGCTCAATAAAGTCCAACTCCCCGGCCAGCATATTATATTTTGCGAGCGGATATTTATCTAATAATAGTTTGTAAAATACCAGCTGGCGCTTTAAATTGCCATTAGAATTTTTAGTTGTGCCTTCAATTTCGCCGCGAGTTTTTGAGTGACCCGTTTTGTAATCAACCACAATCACATCGTAGCCGTTCGGCTGAATTTCTAACTTATCTAGTTTACCCGTCAGGCGAATTATATCGCTTAGCGGTATAGAAATAGAACGTTCGTTCTCGGTGTTTTTGTTCCACGCGCCTCTATACTCTTCGTAGTATTTATCGAGCGTTTCCTCACCTCTAGCTTTGGCAGACTGATAATCATGTTCATTAAGAAGTTCTGTTGCAAGGGCAAAATTAAATCGCTCAAGCAAGAATTCTTTAGGCGTGTTTGCATCTGTTTTTAAACGCTCAAAAAAATCATGAAGTCCCGCGTGAATTGCCGTGCCATACATTTGCTGTTTGCTTGGCGCGTGCGGCACGCGAAGTAAATTGATATAAAAATATTTCCATGGACATTCAAGATAGTTATTAAAAGCTGTTACGGGTAAGCCGCGTTTTGTAAATAATTCAGCAACGAATTCGCGCTCTTGCAGTGGCGGCGTGGTTGCGATAGATGATGAAAAGAATAACGCTGGGTTTTGTTGTGCCTCAAGCTCGTATGCCTCGGTGCCACCGCGAGCAACAAGTTCACTTCTGATCTCGGATATAAAATTGGTTGGGATTTGTTCTCTGCCAGCATCGTTTAATAAAGTACAGCTGATATGCGCGCCGTGGCGAGCGCGAGTAAGCGCGACAAAGAAAAGACGGCGCTCGTCTTCATATTTGTCTATTTTGGGGTCAGTATCTATTAAAGATGGCCGAGGAGGGTCTGACCCTCCTTTTAGGAGGGTCAGACCCTCCTCGGACGCTGTTATTAGTTGAGGCAAGCGAAACAGACGTGGCTTTACCCGCCCACCCCATTTTGAGTCCGCCGCATTTGGCACAAAAACATAATCAAACTCAAGGCCTTTCGCGCCATGAACGCTCATCACGCGCACAGCTCGCAGCGATGCTTTAAATGAGCTAGTCTTTATTTTAATGTTATGCTTTTCTACAAGATCGAGATGCTGTAGAAAATCCGCAAGATTCGCTTTACGCGAAGTCCCACCGCTGCTGGGATGAGATGAAAGAAAATTCTTCAATTCACGAAAAAGCGCGTGAATACCCGCCATCATTCGCGGGTCATCGCCATTCTGTTTTACTATATCCAAAAATTTTCCTTCGCGGACAATGCGTTCGAAAAGCACCAGCGCGTTTTCGCTCGCCAAATCCTGTCTTATACCCGAAAGTAAGGAGTAGGCATGAAAAATAGCCGGCGAATTTTCAAAATGCAGTTTTTTATGCACCTGCGTAGCGCCCATTAGCTCTATAACTGTCGGTTTTACGTCGTCGGTCTTTTTTTTCGAATCTAAGTTATCCACATAGGGTATCCCGAGCACCCCATGTCTATGGTGCGCATATTCTATTTTGTTGCGATAAGCAAAAAGACGATATATATCAATTGGCGGAATGCCAAGCGTATCAATATGTAATACTGGGAGAAGCTTTTCGTCACTTCCAAAATCAACCGCGTAGCGCATGATGCTAAGTATTTTTTTAACTTGCGCGTCTTCCAGCATGTCGTGCTGTGATTCCCAAACATAAGGTATGCCTAGCTTTGCAAAAATGGAAGTCACGGGAACAGCGCTTTCGTGCTCGCGCACGAGAACCGCAATTTCGCGCGGATCAACGCCGTTTGCAATTAACTCCTCAATTTTTTTGCCGATAAAATAGTTTTCTGACTGGGTATCAGCGAATTCCCAAAACTCAATCGGTTTTTTAGGTTCATACCTAGGGCCTCCGGGAGGCCCTAGGTATGAACCTTCTCTGTTCGCATACAAAGCATCGTTTACTTCGGGGAGAATGTTGCTGATTCTGCTTTGGTTTTGCTTTATTAAATCCATTGCGCCGTCGAGTATTGGCTGTGATGAGCGATAGTTCTGATGTAGCGTAATCAGCTTTGCGCCACTAAAGCGTTTATGAAAGTACAGAAAGTTAGCAAGCGTCGCGCCTTGAAAGCGAAAAATTGCCTGCTTCTCATCCCCCACCACAAAAAGATTTGGCGCTTCATTTTCAGAACATAGCAATGCCAGCACATTATTCTGGCCGTTGTTTGTGTCCTGATGTTCATCTACTAGAATATAGTCGTATGCTTCCGAAACACGCATGCGGAAGTTCTCGTCGTTTTGCAGTTTCTTTACCACAAACAAAATCATATCGTTATAGTCGTAACGTTTTTGCTGTGCTAATTCCTGCTGATAGCGCTCATATACAACCACGAGTTCCCTATTTTTATTGATAAACTTTTCCTGATCTTGATATTTTCCCTTCATCTTGCCTTCATGTGCGCCTTTTTCGTGGTACAAGTCATCAATTTGTAAAAACGCGTTATGTTCTTTTTCAACAAGCTCGCTAAGTGCGGCTGGCGTGACTCCTTCGCGTTTTAACGTGCTGATTTCGGCGAGCGCGGATTTGATGTAAAAATATGGGTCGCCGAATGGGCGCAGCAGCGAGAGGGGTGTGTTGTCGAAAATTTGCTCAAGCAATTGTACTTGCTCAACCTCGCTTACGTTTTCCGCGGTGCCAACTTGCGGAAAATCTTCCGGATATCGCTGGATAAGCGCGTTGCAAAAACTGTGAAATGTTAAAACCGTCACGTAATATCCTTGCGTGCCAATGAGCTCGCTCAAACGCTTACGCATGGCAGAAACACCCGCTTCACTGAATGTAAGCGCGAGAATTCTTTGCGGCGCAATTTTTTTCTGGCGCAAAATATTGGCGATACGAAGAGCCAATATTTGTGTTTTGCCAGTCCCCGGCCCCGCAATAACCATAACCGGGCCGTCGAGCGTGTCTACGGCCTGCTTTTGCTCAGGATTTAACTTTTGATAGAGGGTATCGAAAGAGGACATAAAAAATGACCATCAACGAATAACGAATCTGCTACGAATTTACGAATATGGTTAGCAAATTCGTTTATTCGCACAGGATTCGTTATTCGTTGATGATAGATGTGTGGTATTCCCTCGGCTTATAAGCCTTCATCACTCGAACAACAATTTTCGCCCCGTTTTCTTTCATCCAGCGGTAAATATCTTTTTTAAGTTCTTTCTGGTCATATCCAAGGCATACCACGTCTGGTTTGAGGCGTTTTAGCGCAAGATACTCCCCCGTTTCCTTGTCTCCGAGCACCGCCCTATCAACGAGATGATGTGCCGCAACGCGACTGCGGCGTTGGCGTTCATTTAGCTGAGATGTTTTGCCTTTTAATTGAAGCGCTATTTCATCTCTTCCTACAATAACAACAATCTCATCGCCGTATGCTCGCGCCTGTTGTAAAAAATGTTCGTGCCCTAAATGTAGGCCGTCAAAAATACCAAAAACCACTACTCTCTTTTTTAATTTATTATTTTGTTCCATGTCTTTATTAAAGCAAGATGGGAGTAAAAAGACAAATAATTTCGAATTTTTAATTTTGAATTTCGAATGAATTTTGAATGACTAAAATTAGAAAAACTATCTGTAATCTTGTTAGCTTATAGGCTTTCGAAATTAAATATTTCTAATTTTATTCAAAATTCAAGTCCTCTTGTACTTTCTCCAAATACAATGTACGTAAAAGCTATAGAGAGGTGTGATACGACATGCTGACATGGCTCTGGCTCGGCCTATATGATTTTTTAGAAATGCTGGAACTGCAAGAGCGATTGTTCCTTAACAAGCAACAAGGCGATGACAAGAATTATCTCATTTTCGCGGAACATTCGCCCGTTTATACATATGACGAACGAAAGCCGCGAGATCATCTTTGGCGCTTGCCAAAGCCAGCTAGTGTGCCGCTAATCCATGCGCCACGCGCTGGCAGTATCACTTATCATGGCCCGGGTCAGCTTGTTTGTTACTGTATTCTAGATTTGAAAACGCTCGACCTTGATGGTCCTCTTGCCTTGAATTGGGTTATAGAGGAAACGATCATCCGCACGCTTGCCGAATTTGGCATTGTCGGACATCGGCGCAAAGAACCAGTCGCGGCGCAAGGCGTATGGGTTACAGGCAGTGACGGCGTAGAGCGTAAAATTGCCTCGCGCGGCATTTCTACAAATAAAGGCATTGCTCGTTTCGGCTTTGCGCTTAACGTCACGACCGAGCTGTCTTATTTTGATTACATATATCCGTGCGGCATTAATATACAGATGACTTCCGTATACCGCGAGTGTCGTAAATACATTGATTTAAACGCAGTCGCGCGCCTCCTCGTGTATCATTTTGAAAAAGTTATCGATGATAGAAAAGAGGCGATGCCGCACGACGAGATTGCTTTTCCGCCAGCGGCATCTGCCCGCCTCTGGCGTGGCCTGCCCGCCTCTGGCGGGGATCGCGATGACAAAAAGTAGCGACATTTCTACAAAAGTAAAACCCCGCCAGATAAAACTGACGGGGTAATTTTTTATAAAAAAGATTAATTAACACTTGCCACAAAGTTCTTGCAATTCCGGAATGATGTGTTCGTCAAGCTCACCGAACACTGTGTCTATAAATCGTGTTATGAATCCACCGCCCACCGCGCGATGATCAAAAGTAATGGGAATTGTCGCCCAACCATCTCTGTCAATCTCGCCAAGATCTACTTGCAGAGAAACATCCTTTGTTAGAAGCGAATAACCAGACCGCTGACGAACCTTCGAGCGACGCGCGGGAGGAATCAGCGTCTTTAATCCTCCGATATTATTAAAAATAAAAGTAAATCCTTTTTGCTCCATTAAAGTAAAGGTGCGATCCTGCGACTTTCGCTGAAGAGTAGCAGTCGCGCGAGCAAGATCAACAAGAGAAAGTGTGTTTGCCTGACGCACTGTCAAAATTACGAGCTCATCTCGTGGCGTATTAAACGCGATGCCGAGATTTATATTCATGCTTCGCACAAACACCAACTTACCTTTTTCATCGGTATCTATATATCCATTCAAAAACGCGGCGAACTCGTCTCGCGCAAGCACTCGAACAAGCGCGGCAACAAAAGGAAACGCAAGCTGAAGTTTCACTCCGACCCTTTTTTCAAATTTTTGTCCATACCATTGCCGAAACGAAGTAAGAATGGATACATCGTGATCTTTTTCATCTTGACCAGTTGGTTTTTTCCAACCCTCCTCAAGATTTCGCGCGATGGCTTGTTGCACAGGCGAAAGAGGAATTATTTTTGTTTCCGCGCCATTGCTGACAGCGGGAGTTGTGGAAGGAGCAGGGGTAGTAGGAGTTGGTAAAATTTGCTTATCAAAAACAAGGAATTTTTCAACATCTGCGGGAAGAATTATTCCATCGGGACCTGTTCCCGCTATTCCCGCAGCATCAAGATCAATGCCGCGTTCTCGCGCAAGCGCACGCGCTGCTGGGCTTGCCCTGAGCTCTTTATTGTCGAAGGGGCTTGCCTTGATAGCCACATTTGATGGAACAACCGACATTTTCGATTCTACATTTTGCGTAGCAAGAATAGCAGAAGAAACTTCACGCACTAATTGTTGTGTATCCGTTACATGGCGCTCATACGCCTCAACCTGTTCTTTTCCAATTCTTCCCGTGGAGTCAACGCCAACGATTTTATAAACAGCTGCCGGGTCGATATTGCGCGCGCGCATCATTTGCCAGGCAAGAGGAGTTATTTTATAAGGCATATCAATTGTTTCTTCTGGCTCAATAGACGCGCTATTGGACAAAATTGAACGGCCGATAGACAACACCGGCTCATCTTCAATATAACCAAGAACGGTGCGATAAAACGTTATGCCGCCGCTCTGTTCTTGCAGATCGCTAGTTACCTGAAATTCACCGCCGTCAGTGTAAATAATTTCTACCAAAACGCCTAATATTTTTGCTTTCAGCGTTACTTCTGCTTTTTCCGTTTGAATTACTACAAGATCATCGCCAATTTTTATCGTTTCGCCTTGTTTGCGCAGCCATTGAATAACGGACATTTCCAAAGTTCCGGGATAAGAACCTCCCGTGTCTTCGGTTGATACGCGTATTGGGTGGCGCATTGCAATCCTCCTAAAACTTCATTGCGTCGCGAACGGCTTCAGCTAGCCGACGCGAACGAAGTCGAGTGTCATTTTCACGTTTTTCAAGCTCAAAAGGCAAACGATCCCATTCCAACACCGAGGCGCTAGGAATTGGGATGTCTTTTGCCGCGAGAACAACAATCGGAGCGCGTAACCGTGACCAAACCCCAACATCGCTGTCCAGGTCATCCTTGATATACGCACCCACACCGCCCTTGCGGCTTGCCTCATGCATAATAATCACTCGGCCGGTCTTTTTGGCAGAAACGGCAATAGTTTCAATGTCCAAAGGCACCACCGTACGCAAGTCCACAACTTCACATTCAATGCCTTCCTTGGCAAGCTCTTCTGCTTCGTTAAGTGCCGCTTGCACCGCGCAAGCGCCATATACAACAACAGTTACATCTTTACCCTCACGCTTAACAGCTGCCTTGCCCAACGGAATCATGTATGGCTCGTTAGGCACCAACCGTCGAAATTCACGCTTGCCGTGCGCGTAAATCTGCATATATATGACGACGGGATTAGGATCCTCGTTTGCTGCCCGTAAAAGGCCGGCGAGGTCGTAGGCATCCGCGGGAAATACGACCTTCCATCCCTGATTGTGAAAAAAATCCGCTTCCGTACAATCGCTATGGTAATGGCCGGAACCTCCCTCTCCCACAACGCCGAAATGGTTAAGAAGAACTATGGGATAGAGCCGCTTTTTTTGATAAAAATTAGCCCCAACAACATAGTCCACTATTACTAAAGATTCTTTGCCAAAAGGCGCGTATTCGTACTCTCCCCATGGTTTCAATCCCATTGAAGCGCGGCCAACAAGATTTGCAACAAGCGCTTCTTCGGAAATAGGAGTATTAAAAACTCTGCCGTTGCCAAATTTTTCTTCTAACCCGCGCCATAGGGCAAACACACCGCCTGTGGGATGAGCAATGTCCTCTCCGCAAAATGTAACGCTAGAATCATTGCGCAGACATTCCTCCAATACCATCAAAGCGGCAGTATTGTATGGCACAAGACGACTATTTTCTTGCGCTGGTTTGACTTCTTGCAAAGTATAAACGTGAGGAGCAAAACGCGCAGAGTCTTTCTGGTCTTCCTCGAGTGATACGTTTTGTTCTTCCAAGGCACTTTCGGAACGAGCATTCATCTCGTCTTCAGCCCGATTTTCTATCTCATCAATCTCGCGTTCGCTTAAAATCTGATGCGAAATAAGATAATTCGCAAACCGTTTAAGCGGTTCGCTTGCCCAAGAAGCTTCAAGCTCCATTTTTTCTTCTGAGGTTAACGTTCCGTGCTGGTCTTCGTTATGCGCAGTGCGCCGATAGGTATGAGCGATAATAAGCGAGCTTCCTTCAAGCCGCTGCGCCCTATGAGCTGCAATTTTTATCGCATCCGCAACTTCAAGCGGATCATCGCCATCTACATCAAGTCCACACCAACCGGGATATCCAAGCGCGCGCTGAGCAAAGTGGGAGGGACGCCCTTTATGCGCATTTCCATGTTCTTCGCGGGGGTCAGTATAAAGAGATTTTTGATTAACCTGTATAACTACAATAAGCGGAGCTCCCCGCTGAACGCCCGTCTTGCGAGCAAGATCGTCCAAAAACGGCTCCTGCTCAGACAATTCTTTTTCGGAAAGAGGAGCATTGGACGCCGCAACCCAATTCATCACCTCGTGAACAACACCCTGCTGCGCGGCGCCCTCTCCAAAGCATGATACGACCACAGGCCGTTTTGATGGTTCGCGGCCGTCGTACTCCAACATACGAAGAGCTTCTGCGCGCCCAGCCGATACCCCGATCATTGCCGCCATGTGAGACACATCGAATCCACCGATGCGGTGTTCTGGAAATCCAAAATGCACATTTGCATCACGCCCGCGGTCTGGGCTCGTGGCTTTCAAGTAGTGATTTTTTATAAACTCATAAGAAAGATCCACGCCAAGAATATCACTCATTGCGGGTGTCAATGACCACAACGTTCGATGATCGCCATCTTTCCACGATTTTTCAGCAATACCAAGTTCGTGCAACCCCCACACAATGCCAGCGCCTATAGCTTCCTGACCCATCGCCGTAAGTAATGGGCCGTGAATTTTAGCGCGATTTCTCTTTAATACATTGCAAAGCGCGCGGGCTGAAGCAAGCCAGTAATATAACCTGGATAATTCCTCGCGTTTTTTCGTACTCATCCCCTGCCTCCTTCGGTTGCCGTAGCTTTTCCGCCCGAGGCGGACATGTCCGCCCGAAATGCCTGCCCGCCTCTGGCGTAGACCATCTGTAATTATTGCCCTGGCTGAAACGTAGAAGACCCACTAAATTGTTAAATAACTCGGCAGGCTCCTCAAGCAGGAGTCTACGATGTCACACATATCACTTTATTATATGGCTAGCAATAGAATTAAGTTGTATAATAATACTACGAATATCGGAATGAAACATCTTTAAATAAGTTTGAGTTGTAAAAAATTTCAACGATTTAAAAATGAATACAGAATTTAGAATACAGAATACAGGAAAACGTCGTGTTTAGTCCCTATATTCGGTATTCTGTATTCATTATTCAAAACAAGGATTAGATTCATAAAACCTTACATTGAATGGTCATTACGATTTCTCATCTGACTATTTGTTAATTAACCTATGCTTCGCTCTGTCAATTCCCAAACAATAACCTGGATTGATATACAAGATCCTACTAAAAAAGATGTTGCTTTTTTGCAGCAAAATTTTCATTTTCATCCGCTTATTTTAGATGAGCTTATCCCTCCTAGCTATCGCCCTAAAGTTGAGCATCACGAAGATTACATGTTCCTTGTGCTTCATTATCCCGCATATAATAAATACTTGCGGGAAACCGAGCGGAAAGAATTGGATATTATCATTACTAAAACCCACGTTGTTACAACCCACTTTGGGTCAGC contains:
- a CDS encoding 3-hydroxyacyl-CoA dehydrogenase family protein, translating into MRPVVNHVAVVGAGQMGTRIAQIFCEAGAIVLLYDSDAKVCERAVEKIREFWLKNIQEKNTANMTLEQFAHATRNRVMILNAHLYVASRLDRLAPVDFVVEAVTEDRAIKAQVLSTLDAICKPNTILVTNTSTISIKELAKSVQRHKDKFMGMHFMNPPHVLTFLELIRGPKTSDETANTVFEIARWLNRNPILFASDIPGFSVNGMVMPIINEASLLVERFIKKGMSFEGACEIVNDSFEGRVPTGGEPMGILRLADLIGIDTVVAGLREMMKANRHYKPRGILTDLVVQGRLGRKTKIGFFDYDSGR
- a CDS encoding ATP-dependent helicase, translated to MSSFDTLYQKLNPEQKQAVDTLDGPVMVIAGPGTGKTQILALRIANILRQKKIAPQRILALTFSEAGVSAMRKRLSELIGTQGYYVTVLTFHSFCNALIQRYPEDFPQVGTAENVSEVEQVQLLEQIFDNTPLSLLRPFGDPYFYIKSALAEISTLKREGVTPAALSELVEKEHNAFLQIDDLYHEKGAHEGKMKGKYQDQEKFINKNRELVVVYERYQQELAQQKRYDYNDMILFVVKKLQNDENFRMRVSEAYDYILVDEHQDTNNGQNNVLALLCSENEAPNLFVVGDEKQAIFRFQGATLANFLYFHKRFSGAKLITLHQNYRSSQPILDGAMDLIKQNQSRISNILPEVNDALYANREGSYLGPPGGPRYEPKKPIEFWEFADTQSENYFIGKKIEELIANGVDPREIAVLVREHESAVPVTSIFAKLGIPYVWESQHDMLEDAQVKKILSIMRYAVDFGSDEKLLPVLHIDTLGIPPIDIYRLFAYRNKIEYAHHRHGVLGIPYVDNLDSKKKTDDVKPTVIELMGATQVHKKLHFENSPAIFHAYSLLSGIRQDLASENALVLFERIVREGKFLDIVKQNGDDPRMMAGIHALFRELKNFLSSHPSSGGTSRKANLADFLQHLDLVEKHNIKIKTSSFKASLRAVRVMSVHGAKGLEFDYVFVPNAADSKWGGRVKPRLFRLPQLITASEEGLTLLKGGSDPPRPSLIDTDPKIDKYEDERRLFFVALTRARHGAHISCTLLNDAGREQIPTNFISEIRSELVARGGTEAYELEAQQNPALFFSSSIATTPPLQEREFVAELFTKRGLPVTAFNNYLECPWKYFYINLLRVPHAPSKQQMYGTAIHAGLHDFFERLKTDANTPKEFLLERFNFALATELLNEHDYQSAKARGEETLDKYYEEYRGAWNKNTENERSISIPLSDIIRLTGKLDKLEIQPNGYDVIVVDYKTGHSKTRGEIEGTTKNSNGNLKRQLVFYKLLLDKYPLAKYNMLAGELDFIEPDAKGKLHKEQFVISQENVTALEAEIHRVAEEIISIAFWDKRCSDKACGWCALRK
- a CDS encoding adenylyltransferase/cytidyltransferase family protein, giving the protein MEQNNKLKKRVVVFGIFDGLHLGHEHFLQQARAYGDEIVVIVGRDEIALQLKGKTSQLNERQRRSRVAAHHLVDRAVLGDKETGEYLALKRLKPDVVCLGYDQKELKKDIYRWMKENGAKIVVRVMKAYKPREYHTSIINE
- the lipB gene encoding lipoyl(octanoyl) transferase LipB, producing MLTWLWLGLYDFLEMLELQERLFLNKQQGDDKNYLIFAEHSPVYTYDERKPRDHLWRLPKPASVPLIHAPRAGSITYHGPGQLVCYCILDLKTLDLDGPLALNWVIEETIIRTLAEFGIVGHRRKEPVAAQGVWVTGSDGVERKIASRGISTNKGIARFGFALNVTTELSYFDYIYPCGINIQMTSVYRECRKYIDLNAVARLLVYHFEKVIDDRKEAMPHDEIAFPPAASARLWRGLPASGGDRDDKK
- a CDS encoding 2-oxo acid dehydrogenase subunit E2 produces the protein MRHPIRVSTEDTGGSYPGTLEMSVIQWLRKQGETIKIGDDLVVIQTEKAEVTLKAKILGVLVEIIYTDGGEFQVTSDLQEQSGGITFYRTVLGYIEDEPVLSIGRSILSNSASIEPEETIDMPYKITPLAWQMMRARNIDPAAVYKIVGVDSTGRIGKEQVEAYERHVTDTQQLVREVSSAILATQNVESKMSVVPSNVAIKASPFDNKELRASPAARALARERGIDLDAAGIAGTGPDGIILPADVEKFLVFDKQILPTPTTPAPSTTPAVSNGAETKIIPLSPVQQAIARNLEEGWKKPTGQDEKDHDVSILTSFRQWYGQKFEKRVGVKLQLAFPFVAALVRVLARDEFAAFLNGYIDTDEKGKLVFVRSMNINLGIAFNTPRDELVILTVRQANTLSLVDLARATATLQRKSQDRTFTLMEQKGFTFIFNNIGGLKTLIPPARRSKVRQRSGYSLLTKDVSLQVDLGEIDRDGWATIPITFDHRAVGGGFITRFIDTVFGELDEHIIPELQELCGKC